One stretch of Malus domestica chromosome 14, GDT2T_hap1 DNA includes these proteins:
- the LOC103453747 gene encoding ubiquitin C-terminal hydrolase 12 isoform X3: protein MTMMTPAPLDQQQQEDEEMLVPHSDVVEGPQPMEAQVEPASTVDSQPVEDPPTMKFTWTIENFTRLNTKKHYSDTFVVGGYKWRILIFPKGNNVDYLSMYLDVADSGTLPYGWSRYAHFSLAVVNQIHTKYSIRKDTQHQFNARESDWGFTSFMLLGDLYDLSRGYLVNDTVVVEAEVAVRKVLDYWSYDSKKETGYVGLKNQGATCYMNSLLQTLYHIPYFRKAVYHMPTTENDMPSGSIPLALQSLFYKLQYNDSSVATKELTKSFGWDTYDSFMQHDVQELNRVLCEKLEDKMKGTVVEGTIQQLFEGHHMNYIECINVDYKSTRKESFYDLQLDVKGCRDVYASFDKYVEVERLEGDNKYHAEEHGLQDAKKGVLFIDFPPVLQLQLKRFEYDFMRDTMVKINDRYEFPLQLDLDRENGKYLSPDSDKSVRNLYTLHSVLVHSGGVHGGHYYAFIRPTLSDQWYKFDDERVTKEDVKRALEEQYGGEEELPQTNPGFNNTPFKFTKYSNAYMLVYIRDSDKDKIICNVDEKDIAEHLRIRLKKEQEEKEDKRRYKAQAHLYTIIKVARDEDLTEQIGRDIYFDLVDHDKVHSFRIQKQMPFNVFKEEVAKAFGIPVQFQRFWIWAKRQNHTYRPNRPLTPQEETQSVGQLREVSNKTNNAELKLFLEVAFGLDLRPIPPLDKTKEDILLFFKLYEPEKRELRFVGRFFVKSSSKPAEILGKLNQLAGFAPEEEIELYEEIKFEPCIMCEHLDKKTSFRLSQIEDGDIICFQKSTPLKSEEECKYPDVPSFLEYVHNRQVVHFRSLEKPKEEDFSLELSKQHTYDDVVEKLARQIGLDDPTKIRLTAHNCYSQQPKPQPIKFRGVEHLTDMLVHYNQSSDILYYEVLDIPLPELQGLKNLKVAFHHATKDEVVIHNIRLPKQSTVGDVINVLKTKVELSHPNAELRLLEVFYHKIYKIFPHGEKIENINDQYWTLRAEEIPEEEKNLGLHDRLIHVYHFTKDTAQNQMQVQNFGEPFFLVIHEGETLAEVKERIQKKLQVPDEEFTKWKFAFLSLGRPEYLQDSDVVSSRFQRRDVYGAWEQYLGLEHSDNAPKRAYAANQNRHTYEKPVKIYN from the exons ATGACTATGATGACCCCTGCACCATTAGAT CAGCAGCAGCAAGAGGACGAAGAGATGCTTGTGCCGCACTCGGATGTGGTCGAAGGCCCTCAGCCTATGGaag CCCAAGTGGAGCCAGCTAGTACAGTTGATAGTCAGCCAGTGGAGGATCCTCCAACGATGAAATTCACTTGGACAATTGAGAATTTTACTAGGTTGAACACCAAGAAGCACTACTCTGACACGTTCGTTGTTGGCGGCTATAAATG GCGGATATTGATATTTCCCAAGGGAAACAATGTGGACTACTTGTCAATGTATTTGGATGTGGCAGATTCTGGGACATTGCCATATGGATGGAGTAGATATGCGCACTTCAGCTTGGCTGTAGTTAATCAGATCCATACCAAGTACTCAATAAGAAAGG ACACACAACACCAGTTCAACGCAAGAGAAAGTGACTGGGGATTCACTTCCTTCATGCTTCTTGGTGATCTCTATGACCTGAGTAGGGGATATCTGGTGAACGATACAGTTGTGGTTGAAGCTGAGGTTGCTGTCCGTAAGGTTCTTGATTACTGGTCATATGACTCGAAAAAGGAAACTGGTTATGTTGGGCTCAAGAATCAGGGAGCAACTTGTTATATGAATTCTCTTCTCCAGACTTTGTACCATATACCGTACTTCAGAAAG GCCGTGTATCATATGCCAACAACTGAGAATGACATGCCTTCAGGAAGCATTCCTTTGGCACTACAAAGTTTGTTCTATAAGCTTCAATACAATGACAGCAGTGTTGCAACCAAAGAATTGACCAAGTCCTTTGGATGGGATACATATGATTCTTTTATGCAACATGATGTGCAGGAACTTAATAGAGTTCTTTGTGAAAAGCTTGAAGATAAAATGAAG GGAACTGTTGTGGAGGGTACAATACAGCAGTTGTTTGAAGGACATCACATGAATTACATTGAATGCATCAATGTGGACTACAAATCTACAAGAAAAGAATCATTTTATG ACCTCCAGCTTGATGTGAAAGGCTGCCGGGATGTTTATGCTTCATTTGACAAGTATGTGGAAGTTGAACGTCTAGAGGGTGACAATAAATACCACGCCGAAGAACATGGTTTACAG GATGCTAAGAAGGGTGTCCTATTTATTGACTTCCCTCCCGTTCTTCAACTTCAGTTAAAGCGATTTGAGTATGATTTTATGCGGGACACAATGGTTAAG ATAAATGATCGCTATGAATTTCCTCTCCAACTTGACCTTGATAGGGAGAATGGAAAATATCTATCACCTGACTCAGATAAGAGTGTTCGCAACCTCTACACCCTTCATAG TGTCTTGGTTCATAGTGGTGGGGTGCATGGTGGACATTACTACGCTTTCATCAGACCAACCCTCTCTGACCAGTG GTACAAATTTGATGATGAACGTGTGACAAAAGAGGATGTGAAGAGGGCTTTAGAAGAGCAGTATGGTGGTGAGGAAGAG TTGCCACAGACCAATCCTGGCTTCAATAATACTCCTTTCAAATTTACAAAGTACTCAAATGCATACATGCTTGTGTATATACGGGATagtgataaggacaaaataatatGTAACGTGGATGAGAAGGACATAGCCGAACATCTAAGG ATAAGGTTGAAGAAAGAACAAGAAGAGAAAGAGGACAAAAGGAGATATAAGGCACAAGCACACCTCTATACAATTATTAAG GTTGCTCGAGATGAGGATCTGACAGAACAAATTGGAAGGGATATTTATTTTGACCTTGTGGACCATGACAAAGTTCATAGTTTCCGTATTCAGAAACAAATGCCCTTTAATGTTTTCAAG GAGGAGGTTGCAAAAGCGTTTGGCATACCAGTGCAGTTTCAGCGTTTCTGGATTTGGGCCAAGAGACAAAACCACACATATCGCCCCAATCGACCATTGACACCTCAGGAAGAAACACAATCG GTTGGACAATTGAGAGAggtatcaaataaaacaaacaatgCAGAGCTAAAGCTGTTTTTGGAAGTAGCATTTGGGCTG GATCTACGTCCTATTCCTCCGCTTGACAAAACCAAGGAAGatattcttcttttctttaagCTTTATGAGCCTGAGAAACGAGAACTACG TTTTGTTGGTAGGTTTTTCGTGAAGAGTTCTAGTAAGCCAGCAGAGATTTTAGGAAAATTAAATCAACTGGCTGGTTTTGCCCCTGAGGAAGAAATTGAACTTTATGAG GAAATTAAGTTTGAGCCTTGTATCATGTGCGAACACCTTGACAAGAAGACCTCATTTCGATTAAGTCAG ATTGAAGATGGGGATATTATTTGCTTTCAGAAGTCTACTCCTCTTAAAAGTGAAGAAGAATGTAAATATCCTGATGTTCCTTCGTTTTTGGAATATGTACACAATCGCCAG GTTGTTCATTTCCGTTCTTTGGAGAAACCTAAGGAGGAGGATTTCAGTTTAGAATT gtCAAAGCAACACACTTACGATGATGTGGTGGAGAAGTTGGCTCGCCAAATTGGTTTGGATGATCCCACCAAAATCAGACTCACTGCACATAACTGCTATTCTCAGCAACCTAAGCCCCAACCAATTAAATTTCGGGGAGTAGAGCATTTAACTGATATGTTAGTTCATTACAATCAA AGCTCTGATATTTTGTATTATGAAGTCTTGGACATCCCCCTGCCAGAATTGCAAGGCCTAAAAAATCTAAAAGTTGCTTTTCATCATGCTacaaaagatgag GTGGTGATTCACAATATTAGATTGCCCAAACAGAGCACTGTAGGGGATGTGATTAATGTACTTAAAACGAAG GTAGAACTGTCTCATCCAAACGCAGAACTCCGACTGCTTGAGGTTTTCTATCACAAGATCTACAAG ATCTTCCCACATGGTGAGAAAATTGAGAATATAAATGACCAGTACTGGACTTTGCGTGCAGAGGAG ATtccagaagaagagaaaaacttGGGTCTCCATGATCGCTTGATTCATGTTTACCACTTTACAAAGGACACTGCACAGAACCAGATG CAAGTACAAAATTTTGGGGAACCTTTCTTCTTGGTCATCCATGAAGGTGAAACTTTAGCTGAAGTTAAAGAACGGATACAAAAGAAATTGCAGGTCCCCGATGAGGAGTTCACCAAG TGGAAGTTTGCATTCTTGTCACTTGGTCGTCCAGAGTACTTGCAGGATTCTGATGTTGTTTCCAGCCGTTTTCAG AGAAGAGATGTTTATGGTGCATGGGAGCAGTACCTTGGGTTGGAGCACTCTGATAATGCTCCTAAGAGAGCTTATGCAGCAAATCAG AACCGTCACACATATGAGAAGCCGGTTAAAATATACAACTAA
- the LOC103453747 gene encoding ubiquitin C-terminal hydrolase 12 isoform X1, whose amino-acid sequence MTMMTPAPLDQQQQEDEEMLVPHSDVVEGPQPMEVAQVEPASTVDSQPVEDPPTMKFTWTIENFTRLNTKKHYSDTFVVGGYKWRILIFPKGNNVDYLSMYLDVADSGTLPYGWSRYAHFSLAVVNQIHTKYSIRKDTQHQFNARESDWGFTSFMLLGDLYDLSRGYLVNDTVVVEAEVAVRKVLDYWSYDSKKETGYVGLKNQGATCYMNSLLQTLYHIPYFRKAVYHMPTTENDMPSGSIPLALQSLFYKLQYNDSSVATKELTKSFGWDTYDSFMQHDVQELNRVLCEKLEDKMKGTVVEGTIQQLFEGHHMNYIECINVDYKSTRKESFYDLQLDVKGCRDVYASFDKYVEVERLEGDNKYHAEEHGLQDAKKGVLFIDFPPVLQLQLKRFEYDFMRDTMVKINDRYEFPLQLDLDRENGKYLSPDSDKSVRNLYTLHSVLVHSGGVHGGHYYAFIRPTLSDQWYKFDDERVTKEDVKRALEEQYGGEEELPQTNPGFNNTPFKFTKYSNAYMLVYIRDSDKDKIICNVDEKDIAEHLRIRLKKEQEEKEDKRRYKAQAHLYTIIKVARDEDLTEQIGRDIYFDLVDHDKVHSFRIQKQMPFNVFKEEVAKAFGIPVQFQRFWIWAKRQNHTYRPNRPLTPQEETQSVGQLREVSNKTNNAELKLFLEVAFGLDLRPIPPLDKTKEDILLFFKLYEPEKRELRFVGRFFVKSSSKPAEILGKLNQLAGFAPEEEIELYEEIKFEPCIMCEHLDKKTSFRLSQIEDGDIICFQKSTPLKSEEECKYPDVPSFLEYVHNRQVVHFRSLEKPKEEDFSLELSKQHTYDDVVEKLARQIGLDDPTKIRLTAHNCYSQQPKPQPIKFRGVEHLTDMLVHYNQSSDILYYEVLDIPLPELQGLKNLKVAFHHATKDEVVIHNIRLPKQSTVGDVINVLKTKVELSHPNAELRLLEVFYHKIYKIFPHGEKIENINDQYWTLRAEEIPEEEKNLGLHDRLIHVYHFTKDTAQNQMQVQNFGEPFFLVIHEGETLAEVKERIQKKLQVPDEEFTKWKFAFLSLGRPEYLQDSDVVSSRFQRRDVYGAWEQYLGLEHSDNAPKRAYAANQNRHTYEKPVKIYN is encoded by the exons ATGACTATGATGACCCCTGCACCATTAGAT CAGCAGCAGCAAGAGGACGAAGAGATGCTTGTGCCGCACTCGGATGTGGTCGAAGGCCCTCAGCCTATGGaag TAGCCCAAGTGGAGCCAGCTAGTACAGTTGATAGTCAGCCAGTGGAGGATCCTCCAACGATGAAATTCACTTGGACAATTGAGAATTTTACTAGGTTGAACACCAAGAAGCACTACTCTGACACGTTCGTTGTTGGCGGCTATAAATG GCGGATATTGATATTTCCCAAGGGAAACAATGTGGACTACTTGTCAATGTATTTGGATGTGGCAGATTCTGGGACATTGCCATATGGATGGAGTAGATATGCGCACTTCAGCTTGGCTGTAGTTAATCAGATCCATACCAAGTACTCAATAAGAAAGG ACACACAACACCAGTTCAACGCAAGAGAAAGTGACTGGGGATTCACTTCCTTCATGCTTCTTGGTGATCTCTATGACCTGAGTAGGGGATATCTGGTGAACGATACAGTTGTGGTTGAAGCTGAGGTTGCTGTCCGTAAGGTTCTTGATTACTGGTCATATGACTCGAAAAAGGAAACTGGTTATGTTGGGCTCAAGAATCAGGGAGCAACTTGTTATATGAATTCTCTTCTCCAGACTTTGTACCATATACCGTACTTCAGAAAG GCCGTGTATCATATGCCAACAACTGAGAATGACATGCCTTCAGGAAGCATTCCTTTGGCACTACAAAGTTTGTTCTATAAGCTTCAATACAATGACAGCAGTGTTGCAACCAAAGAATTGACCAAGTCCTTTGGATGGGATACATATGATTCTTTTATGCAACATGATGTGCAGGAACTTAATAGAGTTCTTTGTGAAAAGCTTGAAGATAAAATGAAG GGAACTGTTGTGGAGGGTACAATACAGCAGTTGTTTGAAGGACATCACATGAATTACATTGAATGCATCAATGTGGACTACAAATCTACAAGAAAAGAATCATTTTATG ACCTCCAGCTTGATGTGAAAGGCTGCCGGGATGTTTATGCTTCATTTGACAAGTATGTGGAAGTTGAACGTCTAGAGGGTGACAATAAATACCACGCCGAAGAACATGGTTTACAG GATGCTAAGAAGGGTGTCCTATTTATTGACTTCCCTCCCGTTCTTCAACTTCAGTTAAAGCGATTTGAGTATGATTTTATGCGGGACACAATGGTTAAG ATAAATGATCGCTATGAATTTCCTCTCCAACTTGACCTTGATAGGGAGAATGGAAAATATCTATCACCTGACTCAGATAAGAGTGTTCGCAACCTCTACACCCTTCATAG TGTCTTGGTTCATAGTGGTGGGGTGCATGGTGGACATTACTACGCTTTCATCAGACCAACCCTCTCTGACCAGTG GTACAAATTTGATGATGAACGTGTGACAAAAGAGGATGTGAAGAGGGCTTTAGAAGAGCAGTATGGTGGTGAGGAAGAG TTGCCACAGACCAATCCTGGCTTCAATAATACTCCTTTCAAATTTACAAAGTACTCAAATGCATACATGCTTGTGTATATACGGGATagtgataaggacaaaataatatGTAACGTGGATGAGAAGGACATAGCCGAACATCTAAGG ATAAGGTTGAAGAAAGAACAAGAAGAGAAAGAGGACAAAAGGAGATATAAGGCACAAGCACACCTCTATACAATTATTAAG GTTGCTCGAGATGAGGATCTGACAGAACAAATTGGAAGGGATATTTATTTTGACCTTGTGGACCATGACAAAGTTCATAGTTTCCGTATTCAGAAACAAATGCCCTTTAATGTTTTCAAG GAGGAGGTTGCAAAAGCGTTTGGCATACCAGTGCAGTTTCAGCGTTTCTGGATTTGGGCCAAGAGACAAAACCACACATATCGCCCCAATCGACCATTGACACCTCAGGAAGAAACACAATCG GTTGGACAATTGAGAGAggtatcaaataaaacaaacaatgCAGAGCTAAAGCTGTTTTTGGAAGTAGCATTTGGGCTG GATCTACGTCCTATTCCTCCGCTTGACAAAACCAAGGAAGatattcttcttttctttaagCTTTATGAGCCTGAGAAACGAGAACTACG TTTTGTTGGTAGGTTTTTCGTGAAGAGTTCTAGTAAGCCAGCAGAGATTTTAGGAAAATTAAATCAACTGGCTGGTTTTGCCCCTGAGGAAGAAATTGAACTTTATGAG GAAATTAAGTTTGAGCCTTGTATCATGTGCGAACACCTTGACAAGAAGACCTCATTTCGATTAAGTCAG ATTGAAGATGGGGATATTATTTGCTTTCAGAAGTCTACTCCTCTTAAAAGTGAAGAAGAATGTAAATATCCTGATGTTCCTTCGTTTTTGGAATATGTACACAATCGCCAG GTTGTTCATTTCCGTTCTTTGGAGAAACCTAAGGAGGAGGATTTCAGTTTAGAATT gtCAAAGCAACACACTTACGATGATGTGGTGGAGAAGTTGGCTCGCCAAATTGGTTTGGATGATCCCACCAAAATCAGACTCACTGCACATAACTGCTATTCTCAGCAACCTAAGCCCCAACCAATTAAATTTCGGGGAGTAGAGCATTTAACTGATATGTTAGTTCATTACAATCAA AGCTCTGATATTTTGTATTATGAAGTCTTGGACATCCCCCTGCCAGAATTGCAAGGCCTAAAAAATCTAAAAGTTGCTTTTCATCATGCTacaaaagatgag GTGGTGATTCACAATATTAGATTGCCCAAACAGAGCACTGTAGGGGATGTGATTAATGTACTTAAAACGAAG GTAGAACTGTCTCATCCAAACGCAGAACTCCGACTGCTTGAGGTTTTCTATCACAAGATCTACAAG ATCTTCCCACATGGTGAGAAAATTGAGAATATAAATGACCAGTACTGGACTTTGCGTGCAGAGGAG ATtccagaagaagagaaaaacttGGGTCTCCATGATCGCTTGATTCATGTTTACCACTTTACAAAGGACACTGCACAGAACCAGATG CAAGTACAAAATTTTGGGGAACCTTTCTTCTTGGTCATCCATGAAGGTGAAACTTTAGCTGAAGTTAAAGAACGGATACAAAAGAAATTGCAGGTCCCCGATGAGGAGTTCACCAAG TGGAAGTTTGCATTCTTGTCACTTGGTCGTCCAGAGTACTTGCAGGATTCTGATGTTGTTTCCAGCCGTTTTCAG AGAAGAGATGTTTATGGTGCATGGGAGCAGTACCTTGGGTTGGAGCACTCTGATAATGCTCCTAAGAGAGCTTATGCAGCAAATCAG AACCGTCACACATATGAGAAGCCGGTTAAAATATACAACTAA
- the LOC103453747 gene encoding ubiquitin C-terminal hydrolase 12 isoform X5, with the protein MTMMTPAPLDQQQEDEEMLVPHSDVVEGPQPMEAQVEPASTVDSQPVEDPPTMKFTWTIENFTRLNTKKHYSDTFVVGGYKWRILIFPKGNNVDYLSMYLDVADSGTLPYGWSRYAHFSLAVVNQIHTKYSIRKDTQHQFNARESDWGFTSFMLLGDLYDLSRGYLVNDTVVVEAEVAVRKVLDYWSYDSKKETGYVGLKNQGATCYMNSLLQTLYHIPYFRKAVYHMPTTENDMPSGSIPLALQSLFYKLQYNDSSVATKELTKSFGWDTYDSFMQHDVQELNRVLCEKLEDKMKGTVVEGTIQQLFEGHHMNYIECINVDYKSTRKESFYDLQLDVKGCRDVYASFDKYVEVERLEGDNKYHAEEHGLQDAKKGVLFIDFPPVLQLQLKRFEYDFMRDTMVKINDRYEFPLQLDLDRENGKYLSPDSDKSVRNLYTLHSVLVHSGGVHGGHYYAFIRPTLSDQWYKFDDERVTKEDVKRALEEQYGGEEELPQTNPGFNNTPFKFTKYSNAYMLVYIRDSDKDKIICNVDEKDIAEHLRIRLKKEQEEKEDKRRYKAQAHLYTIIKVARDEDLTEQIGRDIYFDLVDHDKVHSFRIQKQMPFNVFKEEVAKAFGIPVQFQRFWIWAKRQNHTYRPNRPLTPQEETQSVGQLREVSNKTNNAELKLFLEVAFGLDLRPIPPLDKTKEDILLFFKLYEPEKRELRFVGRFFVKSSSKPAEILGKLNQLAGFAPEEEIELYEEIKFEPCIMCEHLDKKTSFRLSQIEDGDIICFQKSTPLKSEEECKYPDVPSFLEYVHNRQVVHFRSLEKPKEEDFSLELSKQHTYDDVVEKLARQIGLDDPTKIRLTAHNCYSQQPKPQPIKFRGVEHLTDMLVHYNQSSDILYYEVLDIPLPELQGLKNLKVAFHHATKDEVVIHNIRLPKQSTVGDVINVLKTKVELSHPNAELRLLEVFYHKIYKIFPHGEKIENINDQYWTLRAEEIPEEEKNLGLHDRLIHVYHFTKDTAQNQMQVQNFGEPFFLVIHEGETLAEVKERIQKKLQVPDEEFTKWKFAFLSLGRPEYLQDSDVVSSRFQRRDVYGAWEQYLGLEHSDNAPKRAYAANQNRHTYEKPVKIYN; encoded by the exons ATGACTATGATGACCCCTGCACCATTAGAT CAGCAGCAAGAGGACGAAGAGATGCTTGTGCCGCACTCGGATGTGGTCGAAGGCCCTCAGCCTATGGaag CCCAAGTGGAGCCAGCTAGTACAGTTGATAGTCAGCCAGTGGAGGATCCTCCAACGATGAAATTCACTTGGACAATTGAGAATTTTACTAGGTTGAACACCAAGAAGCACTACTCTGACACGTTCGTTGTTGGCGGCTATAAATG GCGGATATTGATATTTCCCAAGGGAAACAATGTGGACTACTTGTCAATGTATTTGGATGTGGCAGATTCTGGGACATTGCCATATGGATGGAGTAGATATGCGCACTTCAGCTTGGCTGTAGTTAATCAGATCCATACCAAGTACTCAATAAGAAAGG ACACACAACACCAGTTCAACGCAAGAGAAAGTGACTGGGGATTCACTTCCTTCATGCTTCTTGGTGATCTCTATGACCTGAGTAGGGGATATCTGGTGAACGATACAGTTGTGGTTGAAGCTGAGGTTGCTGTCCGTAAGGTTCTTGATTACTGGTCATATGACTCGAAAAAGGAAACTGGTTATGTTGGGCTCAAGAATCAGGGAGCAACTTGTTATATGAATTCTCTTCTCCAGACTTTGTACCATATACCGTACTTCAGAAAG GCCGTGTATCATATGCCAACAACTGAGAATGACATGCCTTCAGGAAGCATTCCTTTGGCACTACAAAGTTTGTTCTATAAGCTTCAATACAATGACAGCAGTGTTGCAACCAAAGAATTGACCAAGTCCTTTGGATGGGATACATATGATTCTTTTATGCAACATGATGTGCAGGAACTTAATAGAGTTCTTTGTGAAAAGCTTGAAGATAAAATGAAG GGAACTGTTGTGGAGGGTACAATACAGCAGTTGTTTGAAGGACATCACATGAATTACATTGAATGCATCAATGTGGACTACAAATCTACAAGAAAAGAATCATTTTATG ACCTCCAGCTTGATGTGAAAGGCTGCCGGGATGTTTATGCTTCATTTGACAAGTATGTGGAAGTTGAACGTCTAGAGGGTGACAATAAATACCACGCCGAAGAACATGGTTTACAG GATGCTAAGAAGGGTGTCCTATTTATTGACTTCCCTCCCGTTCTTCAACTTCAGTTAAAGCGATTTGAGTATGATTTTATGCGGGACACAATGGTTAAG ATAAATGATCGCTATGAATTTCCTCTCCAACTTGACCTTGATAGGGAGAATGGAAAATATCTATCACCTGACTCAGATAAGAGTGTTCGCAACCTCTACACCCTTCATAG TGTCTTGGTTCATAGTGGTGGGGTGCATGGTGGACATTACTACGCTTTCATCAGACCAACCCTCTCTGACCAGTG GTACAAATTTGATGATGAACGTGTGACAAAAGAGGATGTGAAGAGGGCTTTAGAAGAGCAGTATGGTGGTGAGGAAGAG TTGCCACAGACCAATCCTGGCTTCAATAATACTCCTTTCAAATTTACAAAGTACTCAAATGCATACATGCTTGTGTATATACGGGATagtgataaggacaaaataatatGTAACGTGGATGAGAAGGACATAGCCGAACATCTAAGG ATAAGGTTGAAGAAAGAACAAGAAGAGAAAGAGGACAAAAGGAGATATAAGGCACAAGCACACCTCTATACAATTATTAAG GTTGCTCGAGATGAGGATCTGACAGAACAAATTGGAAGGGATATTTATTTTGACCTTGTGGACCATGACAAAGTTCATAGTTTCCGTATTCAGAAACAAATGCCCTTTAATGTTTTCAAG GAGGAGGTTGCAAAAGCGTTTGGCATACCAGTGCAGTTTCAGCGTTTCTGGATTTGGGCCAAGAGACAAAACCACACATATCGCCCCAATCGACCATTGACACCTCAGGAAGAAACACAATCG GTTGGACAATTGAGAGAggtatcaaataaaacaaacaatgCAGAGCTAAAGCTGTTTTTGGAAGTAGCATTTGGGCTG GATCTACGTCCTATTCCTCCGCTTGACAAAACCAAGGAAGatattcttcttttctttaagCTTTATGAGCCTGAGAAACGAGAACTACG TTTTGTTGGTAGGTTTTTCGTGAAGAGTTCTAGTAAGCCAGCAGAGATTTTAGGAAAATTAAATCAACTGGCTGGTTTTGCCCCTGAGGAAGAAATTGAACTTTATGAG GAAATTAAGTTTGAGCCTTGTATCATGTGCGAACACCTTGACAAGAAGACCTCATTTCGATTAAGTCAG ATTGAAGATGGGGATATTATTTGCTTTCAGAAGTCTACTCCTCTTAAAAGTGAAGAAGAATGTAAATATCCTGATGTTCCTTCGTTTTTGGAATATGTACACAATCGCCAG GTTGTTCATTTCCGTTCTTTGGAGAAACCTAAGGAGGAGGATTTCAGTTTAGAATT gtCAAAGCAACACACTTACGATGATGTGGTGGAGAAGTTGGCTCGCCAAATTGGTTTGGATGATCCCACCAAAATCAGACTCACTGCACATAACTGCTATTCTCAGCAACCTAAGCCCCAACCAATTAAATTTCGGGGAGTAGAGCATTTAACTGATATGTTAGTTCATTACAATCAA AGCTCTGATATTTTGTATTATGAAGTCTTGGACATCCCCCTGCCAGAATTGCAAGGCCTAAAAAATCTAAAAGTTGCTTTTCATCATGCTacaaaagatgag GTGGTGATTCACAATATTAGATTGCCCAAACAGAGCACTGTAGGGGATGTGATTAATGTACTTAAAACGAAG GTAGAACTGTCTCATCCAAACGCAGAACTCCGACTGCTTGAGGTTTTCTATCACAAGATCTACAAG ATCTTCCCACATGGTGAGAAAATTGAGAATATAAATGACCAGTACTGGACTTTGCGTGCAGAGGAG ATtccagaagaagagaaaaacttGGGTCTCCATGATCGCTTGATTCATGTTTACCACTTTACAAAGGACACTGCACAGAACCAGATG CAAGTACAAAATTTTGGGGAACCTTTCTTCTTGGTCATCCATGAAGGTGAAACTTTAGCTGAAGTTAAAGAACGGATACAAAAGAAATTGCAGGTCCCCGATGAGGAGTTCACCAAG TGGAAGTTTGCATTCTTGTCACTTGGTCGTCCAGAGTACTTGCAGGATTCTGATGTTGTTTCCAGCCGTTTTCAG AGAAGAGATGTTTATGGTGCATGGGAGCAGTACCTTGGGTTGGAGCACTCTGATAATGCTCCTAAGAGAGCTTATGCAGCAAATCAG AACCGTCACACATATGAGAAGCCGGTTAAAATATACAACTAA